CCGGCGCCTGGTTTGGCGAGATTTCCATGTTTGACGGCATGGGCCGCACCCATGATGGTGCGGCTGTGGGCGAAACCGAAGTTCTAATCCTGCCACGCGACCGATTTCTGGCGCTGCTTTCGGACACACCGGCGCTCTACCCGCATTTTCTCAGCATGTTGTGCCGCAAGCTGCGACTGGCCTTCGCCTACATCGAAGACGTGCAGTTTGAACCCCTTTCGGTGCGTTTGGCCCGGCGTCTACTGGATCTGGTGTCACTCTATGGTTGCGACAGCCCGGATGGACAACTGATCAACATCACACTGCCGCAAGATGATCTGGCGCAGATGCTGGGCGCATCGCGCCAGGCCATCAGCAAATTACTCAAACACTGGGAGTCGTTCGGCTGGCTGCGCCTGGAGTACCGCAAGCTTGTGGTGTGTGATCTGAACGCTTTCCAGACGATTGCCGATGGCGAGCCGGAGCCCCGTCAGCAAGAAACCTGACGCAATCTCAGCACAACGAACTCTGGCGCCACAGCGCGGCGCCAGAGTCGCTCGCAAAGGTCTTTAGTTGCGGCGGCGACGCAGACCGGCAAAGACTGCAACCAACAGCAACAGCCAGCTGCCCAGCGCGCCTCCACGGGTCAATCCGGTTGCGCGGGACG
The Oceanococcus atlanticus DNA segment above includes these coding regions:
- a CDS encoding Crp/Fnr family transcriptional regulator; amino-acid sequence: MKWTQERQLLLGSEWFKPLPDAVVDQLAAMTRRRKLQDGEHLFSRGDAPDGLYCVVKGSIRSFSTSASGRQHLLYQFEAGAWFGEISMFDGMGRTHDGAAVGETEVLILPRDRFLALLSDTPALYPHFLSMLCRKLRLAFAYIEDVQFEPLSVRLARRLLDLVSLYGCDSPDGQLINITLPQDDLAQMLGASRQAISKLLKHWESFGWLRLEYRKLVVCDLNAFQTIADGEPEPRQQET